One genomic region from Rhizomicrobium palustre encodes:
- a CDS encoding alginate export family protein: protein MNRWQEDWSVLADPSVPRQSLDTLKYIPLGDAKTYLSLGAGLRLRYESNDAPNFGVGDTRSQSYVISRLEAHADLRLSQGVQVFVQLDSAFAPGKARMTPVDQNRLDLEQGFVALVEPVGAGTLRLRAGRQQFAFDLQRFVSLRDGPNVRQSYDALWANYEIGSWRFISFFSHPVQNRDSAAFDDSSNAHLSYGGLRGEYEFGPGSVALYYSQYRRDGAVLGSLKGSERRNIWDLRSAGAVSGWDWDVEGMLQSGHLAEHPINAWAIGSRAGYRFSKAVWQPRLGLQADAASGDKNPNDGKIGSFNPLFPNGYYVALAGYTGYTNFIHLKPSLTLKPRSDVSLMLAGAMQWRQTTADAVYTQPMNPVAGTAGRGSAYTGTYYQARMDWQISGQLSAAVEAVRFSAGEAIRQAGGRPSNYIGVEFKSGW, encoded by the coding sequence ATGAACCGCTGGCAGGAGGATTGGTCGGTGCTGGCCGATCCTTCCGTGCCGCGCCAGTCGCTCGATACGCTGAAATATATTCCGCTTGGTGATGCCAAAACTTATCTCTCGCTCGGGGCGGGGCTGCGGCTGCGCTATGAAAGCAATGACGCGCCCAATTTCGGCGTCGGCGATACGCGCTCGCAATCCTATGTGATCTCGCGCCTCGAAGCGCATGCCGACCTGCGCCTCAGCCAAGGCGTGCAGGTTTTTGTGCAGCTCGACAGTGCTTTCGCGCCCGGCAAAGCGCGCATGACGCCGGTGGATCAGAACCGGCTGGATCTGGAGCAAGGTTTTGTCGCGCTGGTGGAGCCTGTGGGCGCGGGTACGCTGCGGCTTCGGGCGGGGCGGCAACAATTTGCCTTCGACTTGCAGCGTTTCGTGTCGTTGCGTGATGGGCCGAATGTGCGCCAATCCTATGATGCGCTGTGGGCCAATTACGAAATCGGGAGCTGGCGCTTCATCAGCTTCTTCAGCCATCCGGTGCAGAACCGCGATAGCGCCGCCTTTGACGATAGCAGCAATGCGCATTTGAGCTATGGCGGCTTGCGCGGCGAATATGAATTCGGGCCGGGCAGTGTGGCGCTCTATTATTCGCAATACCGCCGCGATGGCGCGGTGCTGGGCAGCCTCAAAGGCAGCGAGCGGCGCAATATCTGGGACTTACGTTCGGCGGGTGCGGTGTCGGGCTGGGATTGGGATGTGGAAGGCATGCTGCAAAGCGGCCATTTGGCGGAGCATCCGATTAACGCCTGGGCGATTGGCAGCCGCGCGGGCTATCGCTTCAGTAAGGCCGTCTGGCAGCCGCGCTTAGGTCTGCAAGCCGATGCGGCGTCGGGCGATAAGAACCCCAATGACGGCAAGATCGGCAGCTTTAATCCGCTTTTTCCGAATGGCTATTACGTCGCCTTGGCGGGCTATACCGGCTATACCAATTTCATCCATCTCAAGCCGTCGCTGACTTTGAAACCCCGCAGTGATGTCTCGCTGATGCTGGCGGGCGCGATGCAGTGGCGCCAGACCACCGCCGATGCGGTCTATACCCAGCCGATGAACCCGGTGGCGGGTACGGCGGGGCGGGGCTCGGCCTATACCGGAACCTATTACCAAGCGCGGATGGATTGGCAGATTTCCGGTCAGCTTTCCGCCGCGGTCGAGGCGGTGCGGTTTTCCGCAGGCGAGGCGATACGGCAGGCGGGCGGGCGGCCTTCCAATTATATCGGTGTTGAATTCAAATCCGGCTGGTGA
- a CDS encoding DUF1427 family protein, translating into MKIYLASLAAGLLVGIVYSLLQVRSPAPPLIALLGLLGILVGEQIIPLGKQLLAGERLKTACTETITSAHLFGMLPGHPAKAPEKKKETV; encoded by the coding sequence ATGAAAATCTATCTTGCCTCTCTGGCCGCCGGTCTTTTGGTGGGGATTGTCTATAGCCTGTTGCAGGTGCGCTCTCCGGCGCCGCCGCTGATCGCATTGCTGGGGCTTTTGGGCATTCTGGTGGGCGAGCAGATCATCCCACTTGGGAAACAGCTTCTGGCGGGGGAACGCCTCAAGACGGCCTGCACCGAAACCATCACTAGCGCGCATCTCTTCGGCATGCTGCCGGGCCATCCCGCCAAGGCACCGGAAAAGAAGAAGGAGACGGTGTGA
- a CDS encoding DoxX family protein — protein MQSWTERDPGWVDAILEWRWTWLLARVGLTSAYFIGGVNKALDFPAAVAEQAHFGMQPAVLWAGVAVVCELVAPVLIVWGRFVWLAAGALGVLTFIASLLANDFWNKTGEAHFMALNSFFEHIGLIAGLVMAALIAEHAKRQR, from the coding sequence ATGCAGAGCTGGACGGAACGCGACCCCGGTTGGGTGGATGCCATTCTGGAATGGCGCTGGACATGGCTGTTGGCACGTGTGGGCCTCACCAGCGCGTATTTCATTGGCGGGGTGAATAAGGCGCTGGATTTTCCAGCCGCGGTGGCGGAGCAGGCGCATTTCGGCATGCAGCCCGCCGTTCTATGGGCTGGCGTCGCGGTGGTGTGCGAGCTTGTGGCGCCGGTGCTGATCGTGTGGGGCCGCTTTGTCTGGCTCGCCGCGGGGGCGTTGGGTGTGCTCACCTTCATCGCCAGCCTTCTCGCCAATGATTTCTGGAATAAGACGGGTGAAGCGCATTTCATGGCGCTGAACAGTTTCTTCGAACATATCGGCTTGATCGCGGGGCTCGTCATGGCGGCGCTCATCGCCGAACATGCCAAGCGTCAGCGCTAA
- a CDS encoding amidohydrolase, whose protein sequence is MLVPDLILHHGRVTTLDRSNPEAEAVAISGGIFTAVGSDKEILALAGPKTKKIDLKGRLVLPGLIDNHLHIIRGGLNFNMELRWDGVKSLADAMGMLKRQVAITPPPQWVRVVGGFTEHQFAEKRLPTIEELNAVAPETPVFILHLYDRALLNGAALRAVGYTKDTPNPPGGEIVRDAAGNPTGLLLAKPNAGLLYATLARGPKLPFDYQVNSTRYFLRELNRLGVTGALDAGGGFQNYPEDYQVIQKLADEDQLTIRLAYNLFTQKAKGEKEDFLRWTQNSKYKQGTDYFRHNGAGEMLVFSAADFEDFRQPRPDMGPEMEGELEEVVRILAENRWPWRMHATYDETITRALDVFEKVNRDIPLDGIHWFFDHAETISERSIDRIAALGGGVAVQHRMAYQGEYFVERYGPKAAQATPPVARMLEKGARVSAGTDATRVASYNPWVSLSWLVTGKTVGGLSLYPSHNCLDRETALRMWTENVTWFSNEEGKKGRIAEGLFADLIIPSADYFSVPESEISGLTSDLTMVGGKIVFAAGDFVSHDAPALPTPVPDWSPVKSFGGYGGWGDSEKTVAQMASACGCAHSCNVHGHNHASAWSADLPTDDLKSFWGVLGCACWAV, encoded by the coding sequence ATGCTTGTGCCGGATCTCATTCTTCATCATGGCCGTGTCACCACGCTGGATCGGAGCAATCCCGAAGCAGAAGCGGTGGCGATTTCGGGTGGAATTTTCACGGCGGTCGGCAGCGATAAAGAAATTCTTGCGCTGGCTGGCCCCAAAACCAAAAAGATCGACCTCAAGGGCCGCCTTGTGTTGCCGGGGCTGATCGACAACCATCTGCACATCATTCGTGGCGGGCTCAATTTCAATATGGAGCTGCGCTGGGATGGGGTGAAGAGCCTCGCCGATGCCATGGGCATGCTGAAGCGGCAAGTGGCGATCACCCCGCCGCCGCAATGGGTGCGCGTGGTGGGCGGTTTCACCGAGCATCAGTTCGCCGAGAAACGGCTTCCCACGATTGAAGAGCTGAATGCGGTGGCGCCGGAAACCCCGGTCTTCATCTTGCATCTCTATGATCGTGCGCTGCTGAATGGCGCGGCTTTGCGCGCTGTCGGCTATACCAAGGATACGCCCAACCCGCCGGGCGGCGAGATTGTGCGCGATGCGGCGGGCAATCCCACCGGGCTCCTACTCGCCAAACCCAATGCCGGGCTGCTTTACGCGACTTTGGCGCGCGGACCCAAGCTGCCTTTCGATTATCAGGTCAATTCCACCCGCTATTTCCTGCGCGAGCTGAACCGCCTCGGCGTGACCGGCGCGCTGGATGCGGGCGGCGGCTTTCAGAATTATCCCGAAGACTATCAGGTCATCCAGAAGCTGGCTGATGAGGATCAGCTCACCATCCGCCTCGCCTATAATCTCTTCACCCAGAAGGCCAAGGGTGAGAAAGAGGATTTCCTGCGCTGGACGCAGAACTCCAAATACAAGCAGGGGACGGATTATTTCCGCCATAATGGGGCGGGCGAGATGCTTGTTTTCTCCGCCGCCGATTTCGAGGACTTCCGCCAGCCGCGCCCCGATATGGGGCCGGAAATGGAAGGCGAGCTTGAAGAGGTGGTGCGCATTCTGGCCGAGAACCGCTGGCCTTGGCGCATGCACGCGACCTATGACGAAACCATCACCCGTGCGCTGGATGTGTTCGAAAAGGTGAACCGCGATATTCCGCTGGACGGGATTCACTGGTTCTTCGATCACGCCGAGACGATTTCAGAACGCTCCATCGACCGTATCGCGGCGCTGGGCGGCGGCGTGGCGGTGCAGCACCGCATGGCTTATCAAGGCGAGTACTTCGTCGAGCGCTATGGGCCCAAGGCCGCTCAGGCAACCCCGCCGGTGGCACGTATGCTGGAAAAAGGCGCGCGGGTTTCGGCGGGCACCGATGCGACGCGCGTTGCCTCCTATAATCCCTGGGTGTCGCTCTCCTGGCTGGTGACGGGCAAGACGGTGGGCGGGCTGTCGCTCTATCCGAGTCACAATTGCCTGGATCGCGAAACCGCGCTTCGGATGTGGACCGAGAACGTCACCTGGTTTTCCAATGAGGAAGGCAAGAAGGGGCGTATCGCGGAAGGGCTGTTCGCCGATCTCATCATTCCCTCGGCAGATTACTTCTCGGTGCCGGAATCGGAGATTTCCGGGCTTACCTCCGATCTCACCATGGTGGGCGGGAAAATCGTTTTTGCGGCGGGCGATTTCGTGAGCCATGACGCGCCTGCGCTGCCGACGCCGGTGCCCGATTGGTCGCCCGTAAAAAGCTTCGGCGGCTATGGCGGCTGGGGCGATAGCGAAAAGACCGTTGCCCAAATGGCCTCTGCTTGCGGCTGCGCCCATTCCTGCAATGTGCATGGCCACAACCATGCCAGCGCCTGGAGCGCCGATCTGCCTACGGATGATCTTAAATCCTTCTGGGGTGTGCTCGGTTGCGCCTGCTGGGCTGTGTGA
- a CDS encoding glyoxalase: MRLSQAFLASAFIALLALPAGAKDAAAKDFSVGPQYDTTHVYVAPEDYDRFMASFVATFGGTLSKQGVFQVTPTPSQTMSQIALTPAGTISTFGFKTPIPYPFGAERTGYLVTDIDAAVKAAKKAGATVMVSTFPDPIGKDAVITWPGGVNMQLYWHTTPPNYPALATVPENRVYVSPDAAKAFVKGFVAFAHGKVTSDTAKAPGAEIGKPGTSYHRIRIESGYGKMVVLVTDGQLPWPYGRELTGYEVADLDATLTKAKAAGASVISEPVNSDGRRAAMVQFPGGYIAEIHALVP; encoded by the coding sequence ATGCGTCTCTCACAGGCCTTTCTGGCTTCGGCCTTCATTGCTCTTCTGGCGCTGCCTGCGGGTGCGAAAGATGCCGCCGCGAAAGATTTCTCGGTGGGGCCGCAATACGACACCACCCATGTCTATGTCGCGCCGGAGGACTATGATCGCTTCATGGCGAGTTTCGTGGCGACCTTTGGCGGCACGCTTTCCAAGCAGGGCGTGTTCCAGGTGACGCCGACGCCGAGCCAGACCATGTCGCAAATCGCACTGACACCGGCGGGCACGATCTCCACTTTCGGCTTCAAGACACCGATCCCATATCCGTTTGGCGCCGAACGCACCGGCTATCTCGTGACGGACATCGATGCCGCTGTGAAGGCCGCCAAGAAGGCGGGTGCGACGGTGATGGTGTCGACTTTCCCTGATCCAATTGGCAAGGACGCCGTGATCACTTGGCCGGGTGGGGTGAACATGCAGCTTTATTGGCATACGACGCCGCCGAATTATCCCGCCCTTGCCACCGTGCCGGAGAACCGCGTCTATGTTTCCCCCGATGCCGCCAAGGCTTTCGTGAAAGGCTTTGTCGCTTTCGCACATGGCAAAGTGACCTCGGATACGGCCAAGGCCCCGGGTGCGGAAATCGGCAAGCCGGGCACGAGCTATCATCGCATTCGCATCGAATCCGGCTATGGCAAGATGGTGGTGCTGGTGACCGACGGGCAATTACCGTGGCCTTATGGGCGCGAGCTGACCGGCTATGAAGTCGCCGATCTCGATGCCACGCTGACCAAAGCGAAAGCGGCTGGTGCGAGCGTGATCAGCGAACCCGTCAACTCCGATGGCCGCCGCGCCGCGATGGTGCAGTTTCCCGGCGGCTATATCGCTGAAATCCACGCGCTCGTGCCGTGA